CGTCAAATCACGGCTGTGGAGCGCGCGGTTGGTTTTGCTGGCTTCAGCATAAAGGCCGACACCGAGGACGTTACGAAACTGGTTAGCATCGAAAATGCGTACCTTTCCGTCAGCTGTGATGCCCGTGTAGGCACCGTTTACGCCGCCGTTGGACACCGTAATCAAGTTGCCGAAATTGGTACGCGTCCCGATGCTCCCGCCCCACCAGCGGCCATTTCTGAAATCCAGGTCGAAGGCCGCGTCCCGGAATACCCAAGCGGGTGGCGCTTTCGCCGCCAGGTTTGGGAAGGGCATTACATCACCTCCAGTTCCAAGGTGAAGACCTCGGCACTTGTAGGCGTGTAGCCCGCCCGCACTTCGATCAGGGCGAAAAGGTTCGGGGTACCTGAGGCTGTCACGAACGGAACACTGCTTCCGAGCGCCGGGATGGCGATGCCTGCACTGCCGTCGCCGAAAACCTGGTTGGTAGAGACATCGAGCGCGCCGAGCCAGCCCGCCATAGCGGCCGGGGCAAACGCACCATTATCGCCATTGGCGACCGTAGGACTGACGTTGAAGAGATGGATGCGGAAGATGCCGTTAGTCCCCGTGCTGGACTTCTTGAGCCGCCCGCGCACCACCTGCCCCGCCACGTCGTTGCCCCGTGCCGCTGCGATGGTCAGGGGCGTCACGGAGCCGGCCGTCGTGTTGTTCGCCAGCAAGTCGCCGGAGACGTAAGCGGTCGTGTCCGCCGGGCGGGTCAGCGTGGAGCCAGCCGCCACAATCCGCGGTCGGCAGGATTCGAGAATAGAGTCCAATTTGGTGTTCGCGCTCGACTGGTTCGCCGCCGTGGCGGCCCCGGTGGTGTTCGTCGCAATCGTTCCCAGCGAGGTGTTCGCGGTGCTCTGGTTCGCCGCAGTCGCCGCGCCGCTCGGAAGCGGCAGGGAGGCGGCGGATACCGGCTGCGTCACGCCCGAGCCGTCCACGGGGATGCGGCCGCTGACGAGTGTGGGCAGCTTGGCCAGGATGTTTGTGCCGTTCTGCAGGCCGCGTTTAACGAGTGCGATGAGGCTGAACGCACCGGTGTCGGTGCTGGCGACGGTATCCGCCTGCGCTCCGAGGTTCGTGTTCACGGTGCCCGTGTTCGTCGCCACGGTCGCCAACGAGGTGTTGCCGGTCGTCTGCGCGGCAGCAGTTGCAAGGGATGTGGTGTTCGTCGCGATAGTCGCGAGGGTGCTGTTCGCCGTGGTCTGAAGGCCAGCCGTCGCAGGGCTGATGAGGTTGCCGGAGTCGTCAGTCAGCGGGCGGGCGAAGGCTTTGTTGGTGCCGTCGCTGTAAGCGATCATGGCTTGGTTCGTGTCGTTGGCGTCTTTGACGATGATCGGCGAAGGGGTAAAAGGCATTCAGAGGCTCCTGGATTATGCGGCGAGCGCCGAGTTGATGGGATTGGAGAAGTCAAACTGACCGCCCGCGTTGGGGTCTTCCGCGTCGAGCAGGTCGGCAACGGTGACGAGGTAGATTTGCCCGCCCCGGATCACGATGGTCTGGTCGGTGGTGAGCACTGGGGAGAGGGTCGTCGCCCCAGTGATGATGGCACCCGGAGCGCCGCCGTCGGCGATGGTGCCGTCCTCGTCGCTGAACACGGCGAGGTTGCCGACGACCGTGGCGCCGTTTACCGAGGCGAGCTTGTCCTTGCTCGCGTCCGATGCGGCCTTGGTGCCTGCCGTGCCGACCCGCACGCGGAAGTTCTCCGCCGACCGCTCGACGGGGATGTCGTCCGTCGCCTGAACTGTGCCGCCGTCCGGTAGGTCGCCGATGTAAGTGTCTGCCATTGCCTATGCCCTGAGTAAGATTTTGCCGCCGTCGCGCAGGAGCAGGTGCCCGCCGCTGCGCACAGCGATTGCCCCGATGGTCAGAACCAGCGATTCCGACTCCGTCTCGATGGCGCGGACGGTCAGAAAGCGATTCTGCTCGTCCTCGTTGATAACTTCCTTCACCTCGAACACCCGCGCGCCGTACTTCAGCCGCGACGCGCTGGTCACGTCCGGGCGGTACCGCATGGTGATTTCGTGGGTGATGGGCGTTGCGAGCTGCATCGCCTGGAACCGCTCGTAGGCCTTCTTCGGCTTGATGCCCGCCCACACGGTCGCGCCGTCTACCCACGCCTCGGTGAATCCGCCCTGGCCGTCGGCTGCGCGGGTCAGCGACTGGACCGTCACCCGGTGCTTCATGCTGTTCACGACCGTGGAGCAGCACTTACCCAAGACGGTCCCCCATCACGCGGTAGCGGCCGTAGAGCGACAGGGCGGCGGGCGGCAGGGCCGACGGGTCATCGCACTGCCCGCGCTGCTCGTAGAGCGCCGCAACGTGCGTCAGGATGCCGGTCTTGATGGGCTGGGGAACAGCGGCAGCGGCCCCGTACCCGGCAACGTAAGTGATCTCGCACCCGGCTTCGGGGCGGACGTTCGAGGGCCAGACGGCACCGTAGTTCAGGAGCAGGCGGTCGCCGGAAGCGTCCACCCGGTAGTTCGAGGCCGCGAACGTGCTAGCGGCGTTGTTCAGGTCGTAGGTGACGACCGAGGAGATGGACTGCACCGGCCCCTTCGGCAACGGCACAGAGCCCGGAAGGCCGCCGTAAAGCGAGGACATCGCCCCTTCCCGCACACCGTCCCACCACGGCTTGTTCGCCCCCGCGCAGAGGTCGAGGGTAAGCTTCCAGGTCTGGGTGATGAGCGAGCGGCGGAGGAACTCTTCGGCCGCCTGGCGTGCGGCGGTGATGAGGGCGGTGAAGATCGCGTCTTCTTCCGTACCGTCCACCCGCGCCCACGCCTTCGCTTCGGCCAGCGTCACGGGTTCCGTGGCGGGCGGCGTGATGAGGGCGAGGGACTGGCGGAGCACGGAGTTAGGCGGCGGGAGCGGTGTGCGCTTCGATGGCGGCAATCATCTGCTTCACGTTCATCGTGTCAGGGACGAGTTCGAGGCCCTGAGCGAGTGCGTGGCCGACGAGTTCGGCCTTCGACATCTTGTTCAGTGGCTTTGCGGGCTTCGTTTCCGCCGGGCCGGTGACCTTGGTCTCCCGGAGTTCGGCCGGGTTCACCGACGCGCCTCGCTTAAGCGGGCTGCCTTCGGGTAGGTCGGCCTCGGTGAGCGTCTCGCCCTCGGCGAGTTCGCGGGGCTGGAGTTCGGCATCGGCGATCGCTTTCTTCACTGCGTCCGACAGAACGGGCGGGGCCTTGGCGATCTCAGCGGCCGCTTCGCCTGCCGCCTTGATGAAACCGCCAGCCGGTCCGCCCAGGGCGGTCGCCAGCGGGTCGGACAGCTTGCGGGTCGTGCCGGCGATGAAGCTGTCGGTGTCGATGCCGGTCTGGGAGCCGGTGAAGTCCTTCAGAATCAGGTATTCTTTCATGTCGTGTCCTTCCGTGGAAAGGGGCGGGGGCGACCGAAGCCGCCCCCGATTCGGTTACGAAGCGGACTGCGTGACCGGCTTCTGACCCGCGTGGCCGAGGATCGCCACGGCAGCCAGTACAGCGGCGGAGGCGTTGCCCGCCGGCGTGATGGTCAGGCGGACGTAGCGCTTGTTGCCGACGTAGCCCAGCTTCCGCACTTCGTTGTCGTCGTCGAACTGGAAGCTCGCGGCGGCCTCCGGCGCGGTGCCGTTGGTCTGGGTGGTCATGTCGGCGTCTGCCACCGCATTGCCGCCGGACAGGTCGGAGGCGTCCGACTCTTCAAGCAGCGCGGTGAAAGTCGCGTCGGCGTCGGCCACGGAGCCGATGAGGATGGCGAACATGAGGGAGTCGAAGCCCTGGCGGTCGATGATCTGCGACACCTGGGCGGTGTTGTCGGCGACGCTCACCGGGCTGATGGCCCGTTTCACGAGGAGGTTGTTGGTAATGTCTCGCATGGGAAGTCCTTCTTTGATGGGATGGAGATGTGGGCCGGACGCCGTGAAGTGCCCGGCTCAGTCAGAGATGGTTAGGTGCTGATCTTGCCCAGCTTCAAAGCCTCGTGGTTGATTACGCCGCCGCCAACCCGCTTCGTCGTGTAGTAAATCACGAACGGCTTGTTGGTGTACGGGTCGCGCAGCACGCGGATGCCGATGCGGTCCACGATCTGGTAACCGGCCTTGATGTCGCCGTAAGCCATGGCCAGGGCGTTCGAGGCGATCGCGGGCATGTCGTTGGCGAAGTACGCGGTCTGGCCGAGCAGGGTCGGGCGCAGGCCGGCGTTCTTGTCATACGTCATGTTGAAGATCGGGCGGCCTTCGAGGTCCTTGATCTTCAGCAGGGCGGCGTTGGTCGCGCGCTTGTAGAGGAACGAAGCGTTCGCCTGGTAGGGTTCCTTCAGGGCGTTCTGGAGGTCCACCATGCCGTCGTAGGTGAAGGTGCTGGCCGAGCCGGTGACAACCTGCTCGATCTGCTCCTGGGTGATGTCGGTGCCTGCGGCGTAGGACAGGATGCCGCGAGGTTTGCCAACGCCGTTGCCCGACACGAAGGCGGTCGCTTCCTTGCGGGCGAAGATGTCGGCCACCTTGCCGGCCAGCCATGCCTCAATGTCCACGATGCCGTCATCGATCATCTTCTGCGTGGCTTTCGGCTTGGCTGCCAGCTCATGCACCACGATCGACTTCTTGCCGAACTGAGGCGTGGTCTCGGTCGTGGGAGCGGTCGTTTCGCCCACCCACTCGCCGTCGGCCTCGCCGTTGTCGAGAACGTACTCGTAGGCGTCGGTGCTGATGTTGACGACGCTGGCGAGCTGACGGATCGGCGAGGTCTCGAACACCTTCGTCTGGATGATGCCGCCGAACTCGGGCATGACGAGGTAACCGCCGTCCGGGTCGCTGCCGACCGAGAGGGCTTTTACCTCGGCAGGAGCGTCCGACGCTTCGATGAACTCGTGGAAGTCCTGCTGGTTCGATTTCTTCGAGCGGGCGAACTGGTTGAACAGCTTCTTGTGCTGGGCCTTGGCTTCCTTGTCGGAGTCGTTCGAGCCGCCTGCAGCCGGGCGGTTGAGGGCGGTCTTCACGCCGTTCAGCTCGGCTTCGAGGAGCTTGTGCTTGGTTTCGAACGCGTCCTCGGCAGCTTTCAGCTTGCCCGTAAGCTTCTGACTCTCTTCGACCGCAGAAGCGATCGTCTCGGAGACCTTGTTGAACTTGGCCTCGTCGAAGGCGTCCATCTTGCCGAGCTTGGGGGCGATTTCGCTTTTGAAGGCGTCCAAGCCGCTCATTGCGGTGTTGAACTTGGTCTCCATGCCTTTGAGGGCATCTTTGACTTCGGTAATTACTGCTTCACTCATGGTGTTAAATCCTAAAGCTGGTTAATGCATCGCGCAGGTCGCGCAGGTTGGTCTCCACCTCCTCGTCAGGCTCCCCCTGAGTCGTAAGTGCCTTGAAGCCGTGAAGTGCGACGGTGGTCGCGTCCTTCTGGCTGAAACCTCCCTCCCGGAGGTATTCCTCGAACGCGCGGATCGTGTCCGGGCGTGATTTCACGTTGGTGATGGTGGCCTTCTCGTTGGCCGGGAAAGTGACGAGCGACACCTCGTACAGTTCGACTTCGAGTAGCTTGCGGACGCCCTTCTTCGGGTCGCGCTCATCGCGGATGGTGGTGAAACCGATGGACAGGCCGGTCAGCGCCCCCGCCTTGGCCAGTAGGTAGGCGTCGTTACCCGCCTGGGTGGTAAGGATGCGGCCCTTCAGGCGGAGGCCCTTCTTCGTCTCCTCCACCTCGTCCCACACGCCGATCGGCATGTCGGAGCGGTGCTGCCAGAGCATGGCGGGCTTCCGCTTGGCGATCGACTCGGCGAACGCGCCGGGCATGACGATCTCGCCGTAGCTGTCCGTGTTGCCGAAGACGGAGCCGAGGCCCTCAATGGTGCGGGTGCCGTCATCCGCTTCCGCGGCCTTCAGCTCGTCGATGGCGAAGCGTTTGGTCTCCAGGTTCATGGGCGAATCCGTGTGGTTAGAGTGATGTGACGTTGCCCGTGGCGAGGTCGCCGAGGACGTGAGTGGTGGCGATCGGCCCGCCGTCCATGCTGGCGGTGCAGCGGATGAGCGTGACGGCGAGGTCAGCCAGGTTCACGCGCGGGCGGAAGTCGGCGGCGATGACGTTGCCGTGCTGGGAGCGGATGCGGTTCACGCGTTCCCCGTGAACACTGCGTTGATCACCATACCGTCCATAACAGGGACGCGCTCGTCGTTACAGATGGTGCCCGAGCCGGACGCGCCTCTGTACGTGACGCTTGCGCCCTGCCGGTCTATGCCGGCCAGTTCTGCTATCTCGCGGTAGCCGATCTCGTCGCCGGCGAACTCGTGCTGCTTGCCATTGACGGTGATCCGCTTCACGGCAGTGCGATTAACGTGCGCGAATAAGGTGATCGTCACTTCCGTGACTTCATCGACGACGCTCTTGATCGAGACGCCTCGGACGTGCTTCAGACGTGTTCCGTTGAGCACGACCTTGCTTTCCTGATTCGGCACCGCAGGAAGCGTTACCTCTACTTCGTTCCACTCCTTCGTCACTCGCTCTTCTCCTCAAAAACCATCCCGCACCGGCAGTTGACCACGTTCGCCGGGCTGGCGCTGCTGTCGCCCGGTCGGTCCATCATTTCCCCATCGACCCTGAACTTCTCGTCCAGCCCGACAGTCACACCAGCCATTGCCAGGTGCTCAGGCCTCGTCCGGTCGTCCCGGGTCGGTAGCCACTCCTTGACCATCACCACGCCGAGGTCCTGCTCGGCCTGCCGCACCGACTCGATGCTGCCGTAGGTGGCGGCGGCGTGCGTCTCGGTGCGTGCGACCGTGGCGGCGCGGTAGGGAGTCAGTTGGCTCACCTTGCGGATGCGCCGCCCGATTTCCTCGGTGCCCAGCCCTTCGGTCAGCCCCGTGTTGATGGCATCCAACACGTCGTCGCGGTCGGTGTCCGCGATGAACTGGGCCTTCCGGAGCGACTCGCGAGCAATCCACTCGGCGATGCGGGCTTCGAAGATGGTCTGAGCGGCCTTCTGGCTGATACGGCGGGACTTGACCTGCTTCAGCGCCATCGACCCGAAGACGGGGATGGTGCGGCGGTAGTGGTCCTCGATGACGCCCTTCACGCGCGTGCGGTGGGCGATGAAGACGTGGGCGGGCGGGTGTCCCCGCGTCGTGTACGCGGTCGCCGCCGTCCGGATCATCGCGTTGCGGGCGCGTGCCTGCTCGACGCGGAGGGTGAGTTCCAGCCGGTCCATCGCCAGCAGCCACGTCCGGAGGAGCAGGCGGCGGTCGGTCACTCGGCCTCGTCTTCGTCGGGTTCGCCCGCGTCCGGTTTATCCGCCGGGCTCCCCGGCTCCGGCAGGTCAACCTGACCCGCCAGTTCCAGGGGAATCGACGTGCTGGACACGAAGATCACGTCTCCGCTGTCCACGTCGTCCAGCCCCATCGCCCGCCGCTTCTCGTTGATCGTCATGTAGCTCGCGGCGTTGATGCGCTCGGCCTTTTGCTTCCGTAGCGGCTCCAGCGCCGGGATCATCTCCTCGTCGTACCAGAGGAACAGGTCCTCGCCGTACAGCGGGGTGAGCCAGCGGTTGAAGGCGTCGAGCGTCCAGCCGAGTTGAGCGAGGACGGTTTCTGTCCAGAAGGCGAGCTTTGCCTCCTCGTAGTTCGCGTAGGTGTTGTCGCCCGGGATGCCGAGGAGTTGCGGCGGCACACCGAACGCCAGGGCGATGTCGCGGGCGGCGGAATGCTTGCCCTCCAGGAACTCCATGTCCTTCGGGTTGAGGGACATTTCCTTCCAGTCGAGTCCACCTTCCAGCAGCATCGGGCGGCCGGCGTTCCCGGCCCCGCTGAACTGCTCGTCCATCATCTGCTTTAGGCGAAGGAACTGGTCGTCCGACAGGCTGGCGGGTTTCCCGTCGCTGCCGTTGACCACGAGAGCGCCGCTCGGGCGCGCACCGTTCTCGATGAGCCGCTTGTTCCACTGCTGCCCGCCGTTGTGGATGTCCACGCCGAGGGCAGCCGCTTCGAGCGGGCTCATCCCGTACCACGGGTTAAGCGGGTTGAACGACTTCAGGTGCAGTACCGCCGAGCGGCCGGTGATCTGGTCCACCGGGAAGACGGTGACAGCGTTCTGGTTCGGGCGGTACTCGTACTGCTTCGGGAACAGGCCCGTGCCCGCCTCGACCTTGACCTTGCCGGGGCTCAGGAGTTGCAACTCTGCCGGGGGTTTACTCTTACCGCGGCTCGGGTCCATGCCGTTGCCGAAGACGTAGCCGTTGCCGCTGAGTTGGTAGTAGCTCGACAGCGTCCGCATGAACTCCCGGCCCGACTGGGCGGGGTTCGGGTTCTCCATCAGCTTCAGCAGCTCGTGCCCCTCGACCTTCGCCAGCTTGCCGCCCTTGCCCCGGCGGTAAAGCTGCAGGTCCACCGAGGCGACGGAAGCGGCCACGCGGTTGATGCAGGCGAAGGCGACCACGCACTGGGCGTAGCCCTCGGCCGACAGCTTGTCGTACCCGGCGCCGGTAAGACCGGCTTTGCCCAGCCCGACGGAGAAGAAGTACGAGGCGGATTTACGGGCCGTCGGTGTGTCGTCGGCCTTATGGCGGAAGGGCCAGACCATCATAACCTGCGGATGCGAATCTGCGAGGCTGCCGAGAGCTTCATCCAGTTCAGGAACTGCGTGGTGGAGTCCACCTGATCGTCATGCGCACCGTTGGGGAATTGCATCATTTCCATCTCGTAATCGGTTAGCCACGCGGCATGCGTGGGGAGGTAGACGCGCCCGGACTCGACCAGCGCGGAGCAGGCCGCCGCGCGCGTGATCTTGTCGGCCTCGGGGTTGATGGCAATGATCGGGAGCTGCGTCTCGCGGCGTAGGTCCTGCAGGAGCTGCTGACCGGACGCCTTGTCTTCAATCAGGATCGCGTCGGGCTGCCATGCGGTGGCCTGGCTGACGACGAGTGATTTCAGGTCGGGGTACTCGAGCCTGCGGACGACGACTTGAAGGAGGTCCCATCCGCCGTGGCGCTCTCCCCATGTAGTGCAGCAGCTCGGGTCGTTGATCTGGCTGGCCTTGATTGCGGTGTCCCAGCTCTGGACGATGCGCAGGTACTTTTCTTCCTTGCGTTCGTACCGCTGGAACCAACCGGCCTTGAACATGCCGCCTTCGGGCGGGGCGGGCCGTTGCTGGTACTGCCCGGCGTAGGCGTAGGAGCCCAGTTCGACCTTCTGGCGATCGATGGCCTGCAGGTTCTCTCGCTCAGAGTGCAGCGGCTCGCCCGCCTCGCGTGTGAGCTTGATTCGCCCGAAGTCGATGAAGGTGCGTGTTTCGGCCACGGCGGGGATACAGAGATGCTCCCAGCCGCCCTTACCGAGGAGATGCCCGGTCAGGTCTTCGGCGTGGAGCCGTTGCATGACTACAACGATGACGCCGTTCGCTTTGTCGTTCAGTCGGGTGGCGAATGCCTGGTCGAACCAAGTGCAGGCCGTCTTGCGTTGCACGTCCGACAGAGCGCCGGCGGCGCTGTGCGGGTCGTCCACGATCAGGTAATTGCCGCCCTCGCCGATCACCGACCCCGCGACGGATGTGGCGTACCGCATCCCGCGTTCGGTGGTGACGAACTTTTCCTTGGTGTCCTGGTCGCCGACGAGTTGGACGTTCGGGAATATCCGACGGTACCAGTCCGATTTCACGACGAGTCTGCAAT
The Gemmata palustris DNA segment above includes these coding regions:
- a CDS encoding multiubiquitin domain-containing protein, producing the protein MTKEWNEVEVTLPAVPNQESKVVLNGTRLKHVRGVSIKSVVDEVTEVTITLFAHVNRTAVKRITVNGKQHEFAGDEIGYREIAELAGIDRQGASVTYRGASGSGTICNDERVPVMDGMVINAVFTGNA
- the terL gene encoding phage terminase large subunit — translated: MTSTQKVSDQKAFDALLRTRLAAFTRKTFATVDPGTPYSHNWHVDLIAEYLEACTRREIKRLIINIPPRYLKSISVTVAWPAWLLGLNPAERILASSYAHSLSLKHSTDCRLVVKSDWYRRIFPNVQLVGDQDTKEKFVTTERGMRYATSVAGSVIGEGGNYLIVDDPHSAAGALSDVQRKTACTWFDQAFATRLNDKANGVIVVVMQRLHAEDLTGHLLGKGGWEHLCIPAVAETRTFIDFGRIKLTREAGEPLHSERENLQAIDRQKVELGSYAYAGQYQQRPAPPEGGMFKAGWFQRYERKEEKYLRIVQSWDTAIKASQINDPSCCTTWGERHGGWDLLQVVVRRLEYPDLKSLVVSQATAWQPDAILIEDKASGQQLLQDLRRETQLPIIAINPEADKITRAAACSALVESGRVYLPTHAAWLTDYEMEMMQFPNGAHDDQVDSTTQFLNWMKLSAASQIRIRRL
- a CDS encoding phage portal protein: MMVWPFRHKADDTPTARKSASYFFSVGLGKAGLTGAGYDKLSAEGYAQCVVAFACINRVAASVASVDLQLYRRGKGGKLAKVEGHELLKLMENPNPAQSGREFMRTLSSYYQLSGNGYVFGNGMDPSRGKSKPPAELQLLSPGKVKVEAGTGLFPKQYEYRPNQNAVTVFPVDQITGRSAVLHLKSFNPLNPWYGMSPLEAAALGVDIHNGGQQWNKRLIENGARPSGALVVNGSDGKPASLSDDQFLRLKQMMDEQFSGAGNAGRPMLLEGGLDWKEMSLNPKDMEFLEGKHSAARDIALAFGVPPQLLGIPGDNTYANYEEAKLAFWTETVLAQLGWTLDAFNRWLTPLYGEDLFLWYDEEMIPALEPLRKQKAERINAASYMTINEKRRAMGLDDVDSGDVIFVSSTSIPLELAGQVDLPEPGSPADKPDAGEPDEDEAE
- a CDS encoding phage minor head protein, with the protein product MTDRRLLLRTWLLAMDRLELTLRVEQARARNAMIRTAATAYTTRGHPPAHVFIAHRTRVKGVIEDHYRRTIPVFGSMALKQVKSRRISQKAAQTIFEARIAEWIARESLRKAQFIADTDRDDVLDAINTGLTEGLGTEEIGRRIRKVSQLTPYRAATVARTETHAAATYGSIESVRQAEQDLGVVMVKEWLPTRDDRTRPEHLAMAGVTVGLDEKFRVDGEMMDRPGDSSASPANVVNCRCGMVFEEKSE
- a CDS encoding HK97 family phage prohead protease, with amino-acid sequence MNLETKRFAIDELKAAEADDGTRTIEGLGSVFGNTDSYGEIVMPGAFAESIAKRKPAMLWQHRSDMPIGVWDEVEETKKGLRLKGRILTTQAGNDAYLLAKAGALTGLSIGFTTIRDERDPKKGVRKLLEVELYEVSLVTFPANEKATITNVKSRPDTIRAFEEYLREGGFSQKDATTVALHGFKALTTQGEPDEEVETNLRDLRDALTSFRI
- a CDS encoding head-tail connector protein, producing the protein MPPSKRTPLPPPNSVLRQSLALITPPATEPVTLAEAKAWARVDGTEEDAIFTALITAARQAAEEFLRRSLITQTWKLTLDLCAGANKPWWDGVREGAMSSLYGGLPGSVPLPKGPVQSISSVVTYDLNNAASTFAASNYRVDASGDRLLLNYGAVWPSNVRPEAGCEITYVAGYGAAAAVPQPIKTGILTHVAALYEQRGQCDDPSALPPAALSLYGRYRVMGDRLG
- a CDS encoding phage head closure protein, whose amino-acid sequence is MGKCCSTVVNSMKHRVTVQSLTRAADGQGGFTEAWVDGATVWAGIKPKKAYERFQAMQLATPITHEITMRYRPDVTSASRLKYGARVFEVKEVINEDEQNRFLTVRAIETESESLVLTIGAIAVRSGGHLLLRDGGKILLRA
- a CDS encoding phage major capsid protein, yielding MSEAVITEVKDALKGMETKFNTAMSGLDAFKSEIAPKLGKMDAFDEAKFNKVSETIASAVEESQKLTGKLKAAEDAFETKHKLLEAELNGVKTALNRPAAGGSNDSDKEAKAQHKKLFNQFARSKKSNQQDFHEFIEASDAPAEVKALSVGSDPDGGYLVMPEFGGIIQTKVFETSPIRQLASVVNISTDAYEYVLDNGEADGEWVGETTAPTTETTPQFGKKSIVVHELAAKPKATQKMIDDGIVDIEAWLAGKVADIFARKEATAFVSGNGVGKPRGILSYAAGTDITQEQIEQVVTGSASTFTYDGMVDLQNALKEPYQANASFLYKRATNAALLKIKDLEGRPIFNMTYDKNAGLRPTLLGQTAYFANDMPAIASNALAMAYGDIKAGYQIVDRIGIRVLRDPYTNKPFVIYYTTKRVGGGVINHEALKLGKIST